The Aquificaceae bacterium genome includes a region encoding these proteins:
- a CDS encoding ABC transporter ATP-binding protein: MKVLELKGVKKSIGQEQILKGIDLSILKGEFVAIIGASGSGKSSMLYIMGLLDRPTEGHVFFEEEKIDFSNEKRLSEIRNRKIGFVFQFHYLIPEFTLLENVMLPAVKMGMHRKEAGERAYELLKRLGLEGKERRKIYQISGGEMQRVAIARALINRPSVILADEPTGNLDSKNTQKVMEIFREINSEGTTIVMVTHELELAELSQRIVEMKDGAILR, encoded by the coding sequence ATGAAGGTGTTGGAGCTCAAAGGTGTAAAAAAATCCATAGGTCAGGAGCAGATTCTAAAGGGTATAGACCTGAGCATTCTGAAAGGGGAGTTTGTTGCCATAATTGGAGCCAGCGGTTCTGGGAAGAGCTCCATGCTCTACATCATGGGTTTGCTTGACAGACCAACAGAGGGCCATGTTTTTTTTGAAGAAGAAAAGATTGACTTTTCAAATGAGAAAAGGCTCTCAGAGATAAGAAACAGGAAGATAGGCTTTGTATTTCAGTTTCATTACTTAATACCTGAGTTCACCCTTCTTGAGAACGTGATGCTTCCGGCGGTGAAGATGGGTATGCATAGGAAAGAGGCAGGGGAAAGGGCTTACGAGCTCCTGAAGAGGCTTGGTCTTGAAGGAAAGGAGAGAAGAAAGATTTATCAGATATCTGGAGGGGAAATGCAAAGGGTCGCCATAGCAAGGGCACTCATAAACAGGCCCTCTGTAATACTTGCTGACGAGCCAACTGGAAATCTTGACAGCAAAAACACCCAGAAGGTGATGGAGATATTCAGAGAGATAAACTCGGAAGGGACTACCATAGTCATGGTAACCCACGAGCTGGAGCTTGCCGAGCTCTCCCAGAGGATAGTGGAGATGAAAGATGGTGCAATTTTAAGATAA
- a CDS encoding ABC transporter permease, protein MRHVLFVAFKLLLERKRQTLVSVVGVSIGVSAFIVMSSLMLGFQNYFIQQVIDLEPHIRIKPREEHQQVEATALLLGEKPREKDRILGWQDLVQRLEDNSEVLGVAPRLVSRGILKYGVKDKPVTLLGIDPQREPKASVIERFLVHKNLRRLETNRTGVIVGALVAKSLGIEELGKKLLLVAPNGQTILVTVEDFFESGITNIDDTRVYINIKTLQGLLEKEGEVNEIVLKIRDVNLAERLSRKLQSSITYEVESWQKAYRNFLGIFRIQNIITYMIVFAILTVSAFGIFNIIMMTVLEKKKDIAILMAMGFTRKDVLLIFMLEGFVVGVLGALLGSVLGFGLQEYLESVRLDVEGLIRTRGFVLDRSPIFYFYALIFSLFFSLLASLYPSYRASRLNPVDIFRSQ, encoded by the coding sequence ATGAGACATGTGCTCTTTGTTGCCTTCAAACTTCTCCTTGAAAGGAAAAGACAGACGCTTGTTTCTGTGGTTGGCGTTTCCATAGGAGTTTCCGCCTTCATAGTGATGAGCTCCCTTATGCTTGGTTTTCAGAACTACTTTATACAGCAGGTCATAGACCTAGAGCCACATATAAGGATAAAGCCGAGGGAAGAGCATCAGCAGGTGGAGGCTACAGCCCTTCTTCTTGGTGAAAAACCCAGGGAAAAGGACAGAATACTGGGATGGCAGGATTTGGTGCAGAGGCTTGAGGACAACTCGGAAGTTCTGGGTGTGGCACCCAGGCTCGTAAGCAGAGGAATCCTCAAGTATGGAGTAAAAGACAAGCCAGTAACTCTTCTGGGTATAGACCCACAGAGAGAGCCAAAGGCCTCCGTAATAGAAAGATTTCTGGTTCACAAAAACCTGCGAAGGCTTGAGACAAACAGAACCGGTGTCATAGTTGGTGCATTGGTGGCGAAGAGTCTGGGCATTGAAGAGCTGGGTAAAAAACTCCTTCTTGTGGCACCTAACGGGCAGACTATTCTTGTGACTGTAGAGGACTTTTTTGAATCTGGCATTACAAACATTGACGATACCAGGGTTTACATAAACATAAAGACCCTTCAGGGACTACTCGAGAAGGAAGGTGAGGTAAACGAGATTGTGCTGAAAATAAGGGACGTTAACCTGGCTGAGAGGCTGTCAAGGAAACTTCAGAGCTCTATAACTTACGAGGTAGAAAGCTGGCAGAAGGCATACAGAAACTTTCTTGGTATCTTCAGAATCCAGAATATCATAACCTACATGATTGTCTTTGCCATACTCACCGTGTCCGCCTTTGGAATCTTCAACATAATAATGATGACAGTCCTTGAGAAAAAGAAAGACATAGCCATACTCATGGCTATGGGCTTTACAAGAAAGGATGTTCTGCTCATCTTTATGCTTGAAGGTTTCGTAGTGGGAGTGCTTGGAGCCCTTCTGGGCTCGGTGCTTGGCTTTGGACTTCAGGAATACTTGGAATCTGTAAGGCTTGACGTGGAAGGGCTTATAAGAACAAGGGGCTTTGTGCTTGACAGAAGTCCTATCTTCTACTTCTACGCACTTATTTTTTCCCTCTTCTTCTCCCTTCTTGCCAGCCTTTATCCCTCCTACAGGGCAAGCAGACTCAACCCGGTGGATATATTCAGAAGCCAATGA